A region from the Halosolutus gelatinilyticus genome encodes:
- a CDS encoding substrate-binding domain-containing protein, which produces MSEKSSQGKDSTTSSVSRRTFVKAAGVSGAAVGLSGCIYGDSSSSADAVVVGVGPNMEEAIGDEFIQLLEDSGADGIEIELQPGHEDTGTRRSDYTNLLQAEEVQPDLLMMDSGWVNIFIQRDHIANLSDELDDEDLSLVEDEYFESFTAMGRDPDSDDLYGIPIFPDYPTMQYRKDYARNAGFTDDDFDEWATEPMTWQEWADVTQEIVENSDAEYGLATQWDIYEGTACCTWNEVMSSFGGAYFGGFDNLFGPVGDRPVTVDEPEFIEGLRMMRTFVAEEHGEHTHEDYPTGIATPSITSWQEENAREAILSGEAAMQRNWPYAINQNIDGDKDTIPVEDYGAMPIPYGVTEDEAAQPGTGGTTAALGGWLTVLNPNSENKADAIEVLRAMMVDEFNLGMFDLWGWVPPKPHLFDTEEAEQVEPMGRYMDTLRVAGENAMPRPVTTVWPDQSQSIAEEVNRAVAGEKSPEDAAADLQNSLEAIEQQ; this is translated from the coding sequence ATGAGTGAGAAGTCCTCACAGGGGAAGGACAGCACTACTTCGAGCGTTTCCCGACGAACGTTCGTCAAGGCAGCCGGAGTGAGCGGAGCCGCGGTCGGCCTCTCTGGCTGCATCTACGGCGACAGCAGTTCGTCCGCGGACGCCGTCGTCGTGGGGGTCGGCCCGAACATGGAGGAGGCGATCGGCGACGAGTTCATCCAACTGCTGGAAGACAGCGGGGCGGATGGAATCGAAATCGAACTCCAGCCCGGTCACGAGGACACCGGCACCCGGCGGAGCGATTACACGAACCTGCTGCAGGCCGAAGAGGTCCAGCCGGACCTGCTCATGATGGACAGCGGGTGGGTCAACATTTTCATCCAGCGCGACCACATCGCCAACCTGAGCGACGAACTCGACGACGAGGACCTCTCGCTCGTCGAAGACGAGTACTTCGAGTCGTTCACCGCGATGGGCCGCGATCCCGATTCGGACGACCTGTACGGCATCCCGATATTCCCGGATTACCCGACGATGCAGTACCGAAAGGATTACGCGCGGAACGCCGGCTTCACCGACGACGACTTCGACGAGTGGGCCACCGAACCGATGACCTGGCAGGAGTGGGCCGACGTCACCCAGGAGATCGTCGAGAACTCCGACGCGGAATACGGGCTGGCCACGCAGTGGGACATCTACGAGGGAACCGCCTGCTGTACGTGGAATGAGGTCATGTCCTCGTTCGGCGGCGCCTACTTCGGCGGCTTCGACAACCTGTTCGGTCCGGTCGGCGATCGACCGGTCACCGTCGACGAACCGGAGTTTATCGAGGGGCTGCGGATGATGCGCACGTTCGTCGCCGAGGAACACGGCGAACACACCCACGAGGACTATCCGACCGGCATCGCCACGCCCTCGATCACGTCGTGGCAGGAAGAGAACGCTCGCGAAGCGATCCTCAGCGGCGAGGCGGCCATGCAGCGCAACTGGCCGTACGCGATCAACCAGAACATCGACGGCGATAAAGACACAATCCCGGTCGAGGACTACGGCGCGATGCCGATCCCCTACGGCGTGACCGAGGACGAGGCGGCCCAGCCCGGAACCGGCGGCACGACGGCCGCCCTCGGCGGCTGGCTCACCGTCCTCAACCCGAACTCCGAGAACAAGGCGGACGCCATCGAGGTTCTCCGCGCGATGATGGTCGACGAGTTCAACCTCGGCATGTTCGACCTCTGGGGCTGGGTCCCGCCGAAGCCGCACCTCTTCGACACGGAGGAAGCCGAACAGGTCGAGCCGATGGGCCGCTACATGGACACGCTCCGCGTCGCCGGTGAGAACGCGATGCCGCGTCCGGTGACCACCGTGTGGCCCGACCAGTCCCAAAGCATCGCCGAAGAGGTCAACCGCGCGGTCGCCGGCGAGAAGAGTCCGGAAGACGCCGCCGCCGACCTCCAGAACAGTCTGGAAGCTATCGAGCAGCAATAA
- a CDS encoding carbohydrate ABC transporter permease: MSTEDSVSGPARQTNRSGPIVAITRWMENLGETGFAYLLLSPIVLLLSAIALYPLLRTFELSLYQNVLEEPVFVGFENYVQLFTGGADPRMPGSTTFLPSVSTDGNFPFVHVDGAFRSALAVTLIFSVVSVFFETLIGFGQALVLDQDFRGRRWVRAAIIIPWAIPVVIQGMIFYLMFHPDTGFMTEYLANWGIVEPVNTLNDPWSSLLIITVADIWKTTAFMALLILAGLQSIDRSLYDVAKVAGATKWQEFRYITFPLVLPALGIAILFRTIDAMRIYGLIDTVSGCTTVPSLSCMVVATFNTNRGLASAIAFVTAGIIAIAVMGVIYQQYKEGF, translated from the coding sequence ATGAGTACCGAAGACTCGGTGAGCGGGCCCGCGCGGCAGACGAACCGATCGGGCCCGATCGTTGCGATCACGCGGTGGATGGAGAACCTCGGGGAGACCGGGTTCGCCTACCTGCTGTTGTCGCCGATCGTGCTCCTGTTGAGTGCGATCGCGCTCTATCCACTGTTGCGGACGTTCGAGCTGTCGCTGTATCAAAACGTCCTGGAGGAACCGGTATTCGTCGGGTTCGAGAATTACGTCCAGCTGTTCACCGGCGGCGCCGACCCGCGAATGCCGGGGTCGACGACGTTCCTTCCGAGCGTCAGCACCGACGGGAACTTCCCGTTCGTCCACGTCGACGGGGCGTTCCGGAGCGCGCTGGCGGTGACCCTGATCTTTTCGGTCGTAAGCGTCTTCTTCGAGACGCTGATCGGCTTCGGTCAGGCACTGGTCCTGGATCAGGATTTCCGTGGCCGCCGGTGGGTCCGCGCGGCGATCATCATTCCGTGGGCGATCCCGGTCGTCATCCAGGGGATGATCTTCTACCTGATGTTCCACCCGGACACCGGATTCATGACGGAGTACCTGGCCAACTGGGGGATCGTCGAGCCAGTGAACACGCTGAATGATCCGTGGAGTTCGCTGTTGATCATCACGGTCGCCGATATCTGGAAGACGACGGCGTTCATGGCGCTGCTCATCCTCGCCGGCCTCCAGAGCATCGACCGGAGCCTCTACGACGTGGCGAAGGTCGCGGGTGCGACCAAGTGGCAGGAGTTTCGCTACATCACGTTCCCGCTGGTCCTGCCGGCGCTCGGGATCGCGATCCTGTTCCGGACGATCGACGCGATGCGGATCTACGGTCTCATCGACACGGTGTCGGGCTGTACGACGGTTCCGTCGCTATCGTGTATGGTCGTGGCGACGTTCAACACCAACCGCGGCCTCGCGTCCGCGATCGCGTTCGTCACCGCCGGCATCATCGCGATCGCCGTGATGGGAGTCATCTACCAGCAGTACAAGGAGGGATTCTAG
- a CDS encoding carbohydrate ABC transporter permease, producing MATSDQPAETIADENRGPLERWVHGVVNEPEKRKRLYRALFYVITGFFLVTTLFPFYWLLVLALTPNAQILGGDWEVGFPIVGEIPFPTPPLQDLNPGAFVEVFQQVPFHLYVFNSFVLATTTTIIVIVLASLAGYVFGRLEFPGRGLMMLAVLAISYFPPAAFLIPLYEVFLGNPVTVPFLGIQLLPVTVPFLDVELLSPPRLVNTPGSMIMPFSALFLPLSIFILTTFYAQIPDGLEDAARVEGTTRLGALFRVIMPLSAPGVATAAVLTFIAVYNEYFFSSIMALQNEPQQWSPLVGGILSYQTQYTTDFNLMAAASIVGVLPMVILVVVAQEKIVSGLTEGALKE from the coding sequence ATGGCAACGAGCGATCAGCCGGCCGAGACGATCGCCGACGAGAACAGGGGACCGCTCGAACGGTGGGTCCACGGCGTCGTCAACGAGCCGGAAAAGCGCAAGCGGCTGTACCGCGCGCTGTTCTACGTCATCACCGGGTTCTTCCTGGTGACGACGTTGTTCCCGTTCTACTGGCTACTGGTGCTCGCGCTGACGCCGAACGCCCAGATTCTCGGCGGTGACTGGGAGGTAGGGTTCCCGATCGTCGGTGAGATACCGTTCCCGACGCCCCCACTTCAGGACCTCAACCCCGGAGCGTTCGTCGAGGTGTTCCAGCAGGTGCCGTTCCACCTCTACGTCTTCAACAGCTTCGTGCTCGCGACGACGACGACGATCATCGTCATCGTCCTCGCGAGCCTCGCGGGCTACGTCTTCGGGCGGTTGGAGTTCCCCGGTCGCGGCCTGATGATGCTCGCCGTGCTGGCGATTTCGTACTTCCCGCCGGCGGCGTTTCTCATCCCGCTGTACGAGGTGTTCCTCGGCAATCCGGTAACGGTGCCGTTCCTGGGTATCCAACTGCTCCCGGTGACGGTGCCGTTCCTAGACGTCGAACTGCTCTCGCCGCCGCGGCTGGTCAACACGCCGGGCTCGATGATCATGCCCTTCAGCGCGCTGTTCCTGCCGCTGTCGATTTTCATCCTCACCACGTTCTACGCCCAGATTCCGGACGGGCTCGAGGACGCAGCGCGCGTCGAGGGGACGACCCGACTGGGCGCGCTGTTTCGCGTGATCATGCCGCTGTCGGCACCCGGCGTCGCGACCGCCGCCGTGTTGACGTTCATCGCCGTCTACAACGAGTACTTCTTCAGCTCGATCATGGCGCTGCAGAACGAGCCCCAGCAGTGGTCGCCGCTCGTCGGTGGGATCCTGAGTTACCAGACCCAGTACACGACGGATTTCAACCTGATGGCGGCTGCCAGCATCGTCGGCGTGTTGCCCATGGTGATCCTCGTCGTGGTCGCACAGGAAAAGATCGTCAGCGGATTGACTGAAGGAGCACTCAAGGAGTAA